The genome window GCAGGCGTAGCGAGGAGAATCGGCGAATCGGCAAGCGCATCATAGTCCTCTGCACAGTAGACAATCCCTTCAGCTGTCTCATCAGATACAAGCGGCACGATCACCTGCCATCCTTTTGGCGCCTCCACCTCGAGCCGTGTAGGATACTCTTTCTCTCCCACCACGTAGAGAAACGCCGCTGTTCCACTAACAAAAACTTGGTCGGGCTTTATCTGCACGTTCTCACAAAAAATGCCGGGTGGCTCTTGGGAAACCCGATAGGAGATAACAGTATCTTCCACGCCGTTGGTTTGCACCTGCCAGGTGTTTTCGTCGCTCCGTCTTACCGTTAAGGCGTTACCATGCTCATCCTCTGCCTGTAGATGAGAAACGTACTGGGCAAAATTCTGCACATGATAGTCTCCCGGACACCACACAGGCATCTGCAAACAGGGATTTTGTGCTTTGGGCACACGAAGAGTGACCTCCAAGTAGGGGTTGTTATCTAAAATCGGCCTTAGGCAGTAGGTAAGGGTTACCCGAGGGGAGGAAGGTGCCGCCGCATAAGCGCTCGCATTCATCCCTCCTACCAGCCCATAGCACAGTAAAATCCCCCCGATAAGCCGACGGATGCGCATCGCTCTACTCCTTCTTGATCAAAAGCCTCCCTAGCGGAACGCGCGTCGAAGCCACTTGCGTCGCAGCATATAGCCCAGTTTCTAGCAGTTTCAACGTCGTTCCTCTCTCACCTAACAGACGGTTTTGTGCAGTGGCATAGACAATATAGGCCCGATCGGGTGACCAATCCATGTCGGCGCTGTCTATCGTTCCTACAACCCAGTGCTGTCCTGTACTGAGATCAAATACGACCACGTCAAAGCGTGAGCCATGCGGTGACAGCGCTCCCACCTTGTTGAGCCCGATCCACTCGGGCGCAAAATAGCCCCTGCCATCGCGTGGGCTAATGCGCCTTAGATGACGACCTTGTGCATCTACCGTCCATATCTCATACCGATGGAAATCCAGAGCGTCAGGAGTAAGCGCAAAAGCTAGCGCACGTCCGTCTGGCCTCCACACGATGCCGCTGATCCGCAGAGCAATATTGGGAAAACGTTGCTTCGCTGGCAGTGTAGCCAGATAGTCTCGTGCGCGCACTCTCACGATCTCTGCAGCCGCACCTAGCTGAGCACTTCCGGGCTGAAGCCGGCGTATCGTTTCCGTGTTGGGCGCGGCAAGGGCATGCACGATCCCTTGACGAAAGGCCAAAACAGGTTGGGAGTTGGCATGCGAGGGCAGCATTGGGCGCCAAACAGGCCAATCGCTTTGGGTATAGGCGTCGAAACGTGGGGGAATCTCCTGCGGTAGCTGATGGGCGTGGAGCGGATGCACGAAAATGGCTCTCTGTCCGTTGACCCCCTCCCCAACAAACGCCATATAACGGCCATCGGGCGACCATACGGGGGTATGGTAGAAGTAGAACAGGGAGTGATAAGGTGTTTTATGCAATGCAAGTGGGGTAAGGGCACCACTCGCAATATCCAGCAACCACAACCCAGTGCCAGGCATCCGTTCACCATCCTCAAATCGGAACCACTCCGTGCGCTCTATGGCCAGCCGACGGTCATCAGGCGACCATGCAAGCCCATCGGGGCTGCTGTAGCTCTCCCTACTTGCATTAAAAGGTCGGTCGGGATTGATAATCTCCGGCCGCAATAACGGAACGACATGGTGTAGCCTAGCATCCACCACGCACAACTGGTACTGCCCATTCGTTAGAGCTCGCAAAAAGGCGATGTACCGTCCGTCGTGTGACCAACGGGGTGCGATGTCGCGGAAACCCAAAGAGCTTAGCTTTGCCTTTTGGCTAGGAGATTTCGTAACGCCACATCCCACCCAACTGATGAGGAGGCAGAGCCAAATGAGCTGTCTGCCTCCTCTCTGTAACAGAGAATATCTCTGCATCGTTAGCCATCCCATAACTGTCTCAACTATTCGCAGGTAAGGATGCGCTTTACCACATCAATCACATTCGCCACCTCCCCCGATTCCTGCGCTTGCTGTAATTTATCACGTATGGAATAGATGGCAAGCGCCTTCTTCATGGCGTTCGCAAACAGCTCCTTGGAAAGCCGCATCGCTCGAACGGGATCCATGCGGTAGGTAAATTGATCCTCACCAAACCAACCCTCATAGCCCGTATCCACTGCAGCATAGCAGAACTCGGCAAGGCGCCAGATATCGTCGGTGCCCGTTACGCGATCCTCGTCGTTCGAATTGTACTTTGCGGCATTGATATGGAAGTTGGCGATGGGCACTGCCATACGCTTCAACAGATAGAGGCTATCGGCGGGCTGGTTACCCACCATCTGCTCATGGCCATAGTCTATCACCACCCCCATAGCGGTTGTCCCCAAAGTCTCGTTCACGGTCTTAGCTACGAGCGCTGCTTTCGCAGTGGTATTGAGGATCATGTTGCCTTCGCGCGGCTCTTTTTGCTTGGCCTCGGTGCCGAATAGCAGACCGTAGCTGTTGGCTTTTCGTGCGATCTCCACGCACCCTTCGATAAACCAATCGAGCTGTTTTCCGTAGTTCACCTCAAAATGGTAGTCCCATCCATCCGAACCGGGCCACAGCTGCACGCTGCGCGTGCCGACTCGCTTGGCGATCTCCACCGTCTGCAGGCAATATTCCAGCGCCTCACGACGACGTCCGGGATCGGGGTTCGTAATGCTACCCATCCGGAAACGCGCTCTTGTCCAGATATTTGTGTTCATGTTGGTCGCGATCAGGCCATGTGCTTGCAACGCCTGTTGAACGGTACGGATGGCGTTATCGTCAATCTGCAGGTGCTCATCCAGGAACATCTCATTGTTCAGCTCAATCCCCTTAATGCCGGCTTCCGCTACACGCGCGATCTGCCCGACCGCGCTC of Chthonomonas calidirosea T49 contains these proteins:
- a CDS encoding TolB family protein yields the protein MQRYSLLQRGGRQLIWLCLLISWVGCGVTKSPSQKAKLSSLGFRDIAPRWSHDGRYIAFLRALTNGQYQLCVVDARLHHVVPLLRPEIINPDRPFNASRESYSSPDGLAWSPDDRRLAIERTEWFRFEDGERMPGTGLWLLDIASGALTPLALHKTPYHSLFYFYHTPVWSPDGRYMAFVGEGVNGQRAIFVHPLHAHQLPQEIPPRFDAYTQSDWPVWRPMLPSHANSQPVLAFRQGIVHALAAPNTETIRRLQPGSAQLGAAAEIVRVRARDYLATLPAKQRFPNIALRISGIVWRPDGRALAFALTPDALDFHRYEIWTVDAQGRHLRRISPRDGRGYFAPEWIGLNKVGALSPHGSRFDVVVFDLSTGQHWVVGTIDSADMDWSPDRAYIVYATAQNRLLGERGTTLKLLETGLYAATQVASTRVPLGRLLIKKE
- a CDS encoding sugar phosphate isomerase/epimerase family protein, producing MRVNSENLALLSSQFRGYLEGERVDQFFETYGIQFSAGHWCAGGFSDRFCRSYAETPLDESAVGQIARVAEAGIKGIELNNEMFLDEHLQIDDNAIRTVQQALQAHGLIATNMNTNIWTRARFRMGSITNPDPGRRREALEYCLQTVEIAKRVGTRSVQLWPGSDGWDYHFEVNYGKQLDWFIEGCVEIARKANSYGLLFGTEAKQKEPREGNMILNTTAKAALVAKTVNETLGTTAMGVVIDYGHEQMVGNQPADSLYLLKRMAVPIANFHINAAKYNSNDEDRVTGTDDIWRLAEFCYAAVDTGYEGWFGEDQFTYRMDPVRAMRLSKELFANAMKKALAIYSIRDKLQQAQESGEVANVIDVVKRILTCE